A window from Ruminiclostridium josui JCM 17888 encodes these proteins:
- a CDS encoding hydrogenase 4 subunit F produces MIPALIVIPILAGGLVWISKNKLFIHTINLIGAAGLLIISILSLIDINNNKVITSSGLFKNLFYMDSLSGYILFITALAFFLVSLYSISYFGQELKEKVITISKLKLYYSLSNAFVLSMILALTTRNMGVMWISIEATTLASAFLVGFYNNKRAIEAAWKYLIICSVGIAFALLGIILLFYSSTVKLGGARISGLDWSYLIKYAVSLDPSILKIAFIFILIGFGTKIGFSPMHTWLPDAHSQAPSPVSALLSGVLLNTAMYGVIRVMSIVNKCLGNSNYTGNLLILLGVLSIGTAALFILVQQDYKRILAYSSIEHMGIIALGLGVCTPISIFAALYHTFNHAMTKLMLFLATGNVYLKHHTKKISSIHGLIKTMPVTGVVFVLGTFAITGMPPFGVFMSEFNTVVGTLFSKKYLVTALLLIFLSMVFAGFTKQLGKMFYGRNVNPEIKQGELDIIGPAVLIVLLCITVLAGIYIPTPFKELMDNTTNIILGIGG; encoded by the coding sequence ATGATTCCGGCATTGATTGTTATACCGATACTGGCAGGTGGGCTGGTATGGATTAGTAAAAATAAATTATTTATACATACCATAAATTTAATTGGAGCAGCAGGATTACTCATAATATCAATTCTGTCACTTATTGATATTAATAATAATAAGGTGATAACAAGCTCTGGTTTATTCAAAAATCTTTTTTATATGGATTCACTAAGCGGTTATATATTGTTTATAACCGCATTGGCATTCTTTTTAGTTTCTCTCTACTCAATAAGTTATTTTGGACAGGAATTAAAAGAAAAGGTTATTACAATTAGTAAGCTAAAGTTATATTATTCATTATCCAATGCATTTGTATTATCAATGATTCTGGCTTTAACTACTCGTAATATGGGAGTTATGTGGATTTCAATTGAAGCTACCACTTTGGCTTCTGCGTTTTTGGTTGGTTTTTATAACAACAAACGCGCAATTGAAGCTGCTTGGAAGTACCTTATTATTTGCTCTGTTGGTATTGCGTTTGCGTTGCTTGGAATCATTCTCCTGTTTTACTCGTCAACTGTCAAATTGGGAGGAGCAAGAATTTCGGGACTTGATTGGAGTTATCTTATCAAATATGCGGTTTCCCTTGATCCAAGTATTTTAAAAATCGCATTTATTTTTATATTAATAGGTTTTGGTACGAAAATTGGTTTTTCACCTATGCATACCTGGCTTCCTGATGCTCATAGTCAAGCACCTTCGCCTGTAAGTGCACTTCTGTCGGGAGTATTGCTTAATACGGCAATGTATGGAGTAATAAGGGTTATGTCCATTGTGAATAAATGCCTGGGAAACAGTAATTACACTGGAAATCTGCTGATTTTACTGGGGGTACTTTCAATTGGCACTGCGGCTTTATTCATACTGGTACAGCAGGATTATAAACGTATATTGGCGTATTCCAGTATAGAACATATGGGAATCATTGCTTTAGGTCTTGGAGTTTGTACGCCAATAAGCATTTTTGCGGCACTTTATCATACCTTTAATCACGCAATGACAAAACTGATGTTGTTTCTGGCAACAGGAAATGTTTATTTGAAACACCATACTAAAAAGATTTCCAGTATTCATGGCCTTATAAAAACAATGCCTGTAACAGGAGTTGTTTTTGTACTTGGTACTTTTGCTATAACTGGTATGCCTCCTTTTGGTGTGTTTATGAGCGAGTTTAATACTGTTGTGGGTACGCTGTTTTCCAAAAAGTATTTGGTAACAGCTTTGCTTTTAATATTTCTTTCAATGGTTTTTGCCGGATTTACAAAACAGTTGGGAAAAATGTTTTACGGAAGAAATGTTAACCCCGAAATAAAACAGGGTGAACTTGATATTATAGGGCCGGCAGTACTTATTGTTCTCTTATGTATTACGGTTTTGGCAGGGATATATATTCCGACGCCTTTCAAAGAGTTAATGGACAACACAACCAATATTATACTGGGAATTGGGGGTTAG